From the genome of Arvicola amphibius chromosome 9, mArvAmp1.2, whole genome shotgun sequence, one region includes:
- the LOC119823849 gene encoding apolipoprotein L3-like codes for MAVSVVTSIVDNITTIITNEVCRDNLKLLITEDGVWKVFVTKAALSSEEEAALRDALEKRLAQEPADEDDETEKRQQKENFLKEFPELKGKLEEHIRKLRALADHLDQVHKGCTIANVVSGSTGIAATIAGLVLAPFTGGASLIMSAASVGLGAAAAATGVTTSIVEESIRTADESEARRLIEASMDELDRILKIMPLITFKFSSKGVEIFCAWKTLRDHIQAIRTGRTRNFTTFREGIRQLRNLISRAIPLGTRVARIAKGVGKVSILGFDVYHLVTDSMDLHNGAKTKPAEALRELANNLEEKLHEFEQLHKDLQSV; via the exons ATGGCAGTATCAG tGGTGACAAGCATCGTGGACAACATAACGACCATCATCACTAACGAAGTGTGCAGAGATAATCTGAAGCTCTTGATAACTGAAGATGGAGTCTGGAAGGTGTTTGTGACGAAAGCAGCGTTGTCAAG CGAGGAGGAGGCTGCCCTGCGTGATGCACTGGAGAAGCGTTTAGCCCAGGAGCCCGCGGATGAAGATGATGAAACAGAaaagaggcagcagaaagagaatttTCTGAAAGAATTTCCTGAGTTGAAAGGGAAACTTGAAGAACACATCAGGAAGCTCCGAGCTCTGGCTGACCATCTTGACCAGGTGCACAAGGGCTGCACCATCGCCAATGTGGTGTCCGGCTCCACAGGCATCGCCGCTACAATCGCTGGATTAGTTCTGGCACCCTTCACAGGAGGGGCCTCTCTGATTATGTCAGCAGCTTCAGTGGGTCTAGGAGCAGCCGCAGCTGCGACTGGCGTCACCACTTCCATTGTGGAAGAATCCATCAGAACGGCAGATGAAAGTGAAGCCAGGCGCCTGATTGAAGCCAGCATGGACGAACTGGACAGAATTTTGAAGATCATGCCTTTGATCACATTCAAATTTAGTAGTAAGGGTGTGGAAATATTCTGTGCCTGGAAAACCCTCAGGGATCATATTCAAGCCATCAGGACAGGCAGAACCAGGAACTTCACAACGTTTAGAGAAGGTATTAGGCAGTTGAGGAATCTCATATCACGCGCTATTCCTCTAGGAACCAGAGTAGCCAGGATTGCAAAAGGAGTCGGTAAGGTTTCAATACTTGGATTTGATGTGTATCACCTTGTGACTGACTCCATGGATTTACACAATGGGGCAAAGACAAAACCGGCAGAAGCGCTACGGGAGCTGGCTAACAATCTAGAAGAGAAGTTGCACGAATTTGAGCAGCTCCACAAGGATCTGCAGTCAGTCTAG